A stretch of the Pseudobacteriovorax antillogorgiicola genome encodes the following:
- a CDS encoding ribose-phosphate pyrophosphokinase, with protein sequence MSHDLVLLSGNANRALAGRIASYLDLKLGNAIVERFSDGETRVELNENIRGRDVFIIQPTCAPANQHIMEALVMVDACRRASAKRITLVNPYFGYARQERKSAPRTPITAKLVSDLFTVAGVDRMLCMELHTSAIQGFFNIPVDHLFSKPVFGPYFQGRDNLLVVSPDAGGAERARAIAKYYDCGLAIVDKRRDRPNESAVMHIIGDVTDKDCLIVDDICDTGGSLCKAAQALVDKGARSVSAAITHPVLSGPAVERIAESCLTELVVTDTIPLSEKARNCSKIKQLSVGELLGKAIRRIHGAGSISSLFV encoded by the coding sequence ATGAGTCATGATCTCGTATTGCTTTCAGGAAATGCTAATCGGGCCCTTGCCGGACGAATTGCTAGCTACTTAGATCTTAAGTTAGGTAACGCAATCGTCGAGCGCTTTTCAGACGGAGAGACACGAGTCGAGCTCAACGAGAATATCCGCGGCCGGGACGTGTTCATCATTCAGCCAACCTGTGCACCAGCTAATCAGCATATTATGGAAGCTCTTGTGATGGTTGATGCCTGTAGGCGGGCCTCTGCAAAGCGCATTACCTTGGTGAATCCATATTTTGGTTATGCCAGGCAAGAGCGAAAAAGCGCGCCGCGGACGCCCATTACGGCGAAACTTGTGTCGGACTTGTTCACGGTCGCTGGTGTGGATCGCATGCTTTGTATGGAATTGCATACTTCTGCAATCCAAGGGTTCTTTAATATCCCGGTAGATCATTTGTTTTCGAAACCGGTGTTTGGCCCTTACTTCCAAGGGCGGGATAACCTATTAGTAGTGTCTCCTGATGCTGGGGGTGCTGAAAGAGCGCGTGCCATTGCGAAATACTATGATTGTGGCCTAGCGATTGTGGATAAGAGGCGTGATCGCCCCAATGAAAGTGCAGTTATGCACATTATTGGCGATGTGACAGACAAGGACTGCCTGATCGTCGACGATATCTGTGATACTGGTGGCTCTCTATGTAAGGCTGCCCAGGCACTTGTGGACAAGGGTGCCCGATCGGTTAGCGCTGCCATCACTCACCCTGTGCTGAGTGGACCAGCAGTTGAGAGAATTGCCGAGTCTTGCCTAACTGAGCTAGTCGTGACAGACACTATCCCTTTATCTGAAAAGGCGAGAAACTGCTCGAAAATTAAGCAGTTATCTGTAGGGGAACTTCTTGGTAAGGCGATACGACGCATTCATGGGGCTGGTTCGATCAGCTCCTTATTTGTTTAA